GATGAACTCAATAAATACGATGCTCTAGTGTTCGACCCTCCAAGAGCCGGCGCAAAAAAACAAGTAGCGTTGTTAGCTAACTCAAACATTAAAACTATTATCGCTGTTTCTTGTAATCCCATCACCTTTGCACGTGATGCACGCTTTTTAATTGAAGGTGGTTATGAATTTGAAAGCATTCAGCTCATCGATCAATTCACTCAATCTCACCATGTTGAAATGGTCGGTGCTTTTAGAAAGGATGTTTAATTGAATTTTCAGTTTGTAATTTGGAAGCATCAAGCAACAAACAGGCTAGCCTGTGGCGTCCCCGAGTGGATTCGAACCACTGGCCCCCAGATTAGGAATCTGGTGCTCTATCCAGCTGAGCTACGGGGACTTTAAAAGAACTGAAAATCAATAAAATCTAGATAAAACCCTATTAAATAAAAGGTCAAGACTGATTGTAATGAAAACGTTTTTAAAGGTCGTCCTCTATCGTAAAGACCACCTGTTTATATTAGCCATCGGTTGAAAATTCTCTATAAATTTTATTGCTATTATTTCAACGTCTATAGTACGATTTTAAAGGTAATTTGAGATGTAGTTTCATGTAAGCTACGGGTGAAATAGATTTCAATTAAATGTTAGCACTCAGCCATGAGCCATTAAATGACGCATAAGTCCATTAAGTATTTCAGTCTGGTTTTTGGTTTACTATTCATCACACCACAAGCAGCATTCACCAAAGAAAAGCTCAGAGCATGTCTCCAGCTACCAGAAGGTATGGGCGTTGTAAAAGAAATCTCAAAAAAAAATGTCATCACACTTAAGGGTGGAAAAAAACTGGTGATGGCGAATATCTATGAACAGAATCCAGAATCCCATCAATTTATGAAAAAAAAATTGATGGGTAAGAAGATTTCTTTCTACTCATCGGGACGATTAAAAGATCGATATAATCGGTTAATCGTCCAAATCGTTTATAAAGATGGAAAAGTCTCAAATTGGTTACAAGAAACACTCATAGAAAAAGGCTTTGCGGCAACGATGGCCCTACCCACAAACTGGATATGTGCAATTGAATTATTAAAAATAGAAAACTTAGCGCGAGACCGCACTGCTGAAACCCAAAATCTAAATTTTCACTTTCCCATTCTCAAAGCTGAAAATACAAAAAGCTTAAACCAAAAACAACAAGGCTCCTTTCAACTTGTCAAAGGTAAGGTCCTGTCTATTAGCCGAACAACACAAAACACATATATAAATTTTTCAAAAAATTGGCGTAAAGATTTCACTGCAGTTATTAGCAATCATTTGTTGAAACGAAAAAAGAGCCGGTGGCCAAAATTAAAATTGTTAAAAGGAAAAACCATCATTTTGAGGGGATGGTTAGATCATTATAATGGTCCACTAATCCGTCTGGAGACACCAGAAATGATAGAAATAATGAATTAAAAAATAAAAATATAAGAAGAAAAAAATGACATTAGACCAAAAACCAAAATTAAGTATCGATCATCTAACTGTAACAGCCTCTAAATTAGAAGATGGTGTAGACTATGTTCGTGAGTGTTTAAATGTTGATATTCCAGTAGGAGGTAAGCATGAACTTATGAGCACTCATAATCACTTACTTCGTCTGGGTGAGAGTGTTTTTTTAGAAATTATCGCAATTGATCCAAACGCAAAAAAACCTAATCACGCAAGATGGTTTGCCCTTGATGATAAAGGTGATGAAGAGCCAAAATTAGCCGGTTGGGTAGCAGCAACGAATAATATTGAAAGAAGTCTAGAGCTAGCACCAAAAGAATCTGGCAATTCAACAAAAATATCAAGAGGAGAAATCTTCTGGCATATGAGCATAACTCAAGATGGCTCAATGCCATTTGAAGGCGCATATCCAACTCTAATCATGTGGCCAGATGGACCACACCCGGCCACCAGAATGGAAGATAAGAACTGTACTTTGAAATCATTTTGTATCGCCCATCCCAAAGCGAATGAGTTGAAAAATTACCTTGAAGGCCAATTTGAAGATGAACGAGTAAGCATTTCGGAAGCTGTAGATTTACAGCTTAGGGCAGAAATAAATACGCCAACTGGTGTTAAAATACTTACTTAAGTGCAAAAATAGCCAATAAAAAACGCCCGGAAAATTTCCGGGCGTTATAATCTTCAGAAATAAAAAGATGATTAAGCAGCAGCTTCTTCAGAACCTGTAGAGCCATCAGTATCAAGAGATTTGTCTCTATTGGCTTGAGCAGCTTTTGAAAGAACCGCGGTGATTTTTTGAACGGCACCAGCTTCATCAAGCTTTTCAATAGCCGCAACTTCACGAGCTAAGCGACCAAGGGCAGCTTCAAACAATTGGCGTTCTGAGTAAGATTGCTCAGGTTGAGTATCACAGCGATAAAGATCGCGAACAACTTCAGCAATAGAAATTAGATCACCAGAATTGATTTTCGCTTCATATTCCTGAGCGCGACGAGACCACATAGTCCGCTTAATGCGTGCTTTGCCTTTTAATGTTGTGTAGGCTTTTTTCACAATGTCTTCTTCAGCAAGTTTACGCATGCCAACACTTTCAGCTTTCGCTGTAGGAACACGGAGAATCATTTTGTCTTGTTCAAATTCAAGTACAAATAGCTCAAGGCTGATGCCTGCAACTTCTTGGGTCTCTATTTCAAGAATCTTCCCAACACCATGAGAAGGATAAACAACATATTCATTGATTTTAAAACCATTTTTCTGAACTGATTTTTTACGTGCAGCCATACTCTCTCTCTCTTCAAAGTTAACCTAATCGTC
This Hyphomicrobiales bacterium 4NK60-0047b DNA region includes the following protein-coding sequences:
- a CDS encoding VOC family protein, with the protein product MTLDQKPKLSIDHLTVTASKLEDGVDYVRECLNVDIPVGGKHELMSTHNHLLRLGESVFLEIIAIDPNAKKPNHARWFALDDKGDEEPKLAGWVAATNNIERSLELAPKESGNSTKISRGEIFWHMSITQDGSMPFEGAYPTLIMWPDGPHPATRMEDKNCTLKSFCIAHPKANELKNYLEGQFEDERVSISEAVDLQLRAEINTPTGVKILT